One genomic segment of [Phormidium] sp. ETS-05 includes these proteins:
- a CDS encoding caspase family protein codes for MKNYGSIAIGINQYQFFQPLSFAQQDAQALSNYLIELGGFPAPKCQLLTESSPPIGSRSTYPNRDNIRQALLAGCEQLAAGDMFWFFFSGYGVSWQGEDYLMPTEGNPDDVGNTGIPTREILESIKAASGSDQALVLLDVNRATGTLGNARIGPATEAIARQLEIPTIFSCQHDQFSREVAGLERGFFTATLLEGLRQGCHTLEQLDAHLRSRLPEISEQYFRPRQDPLLVIYPPAKIQGVFLPLEATAEPETANTEPSTDEALSVLPRTVPKEALVEGIPGRASVANLEELNGDKADNHSFTTATALLGAKQRPTPSTNGTNGTNGTNGTSVPPSTPIATDKDKAPTKREEKFSLAAVALILLCGVALAKLAAFIDQQPAQQLASNQETVAERMQQLSPLPGMIVPGGSTNGGQGALEQGSRGALEQGSNPAATQSSNPAATQSSNSTTTQPSNPAATQSSNPAATQSSNPAATQPSNPAATQPSNTANPQPSNTAATQPSNTANPQPSNPAATQPSNTAATQPSPSGTGSASGIAPANDQGQKANNATGILPMAPLKSSQASAFVNAIARLRQVKPSDPLYPEAQQNIDRWSQVILDIAYARAEEGNFGSAIAAAKMVPSDRAQLRAKAQQQIATWQPQYQLEQENAKLLKDAQGLIRPGVLQSYQMAIAKVSDITSGEPLYAKARTATEDWSQKIWEIAQYRARRGRLSEAIAAAKSIPKDSTLYPEAEKSIAQWQKGN; via the coding sequence ATGAAAAATTACGGTAGCATCGCCATCGGCATCAATCAATATCAATTTTTTCAGCCTTTGAGTTTTGCCCAACAAGACGCTCAGGCTCTGAGTAACTATCTCATCGAGCTAGGAGGATTTCCAGCTCCTAAATGCCAATTGCTGACGGAAAGCTCGCCGCCGATAGGCAGCCGCAGCACCTATCCTAATCGCGACAATATCCGCCAAGCCCTCCTCGCCGGTTGCGAGCAGTTGGCCGCTGGGGATATGTTTTGGTTTTTCTTCAGCGGTTATGGGGTAAGCTGGCAGGGAGAGGATTACCTCATGCCCACGGAAGGCAATCCCGATGATGTGGGTAATACGGGCATTCCCACCAGAGAAATCCTCGAAAGCATCAAGGCTGCTTCTGGCTCCGATCAAGCCTTGGTACTTCTGGATGTCAACCGCGCCACAGGCACTCTCGGCAACGCCAGAATCGGACCCGCCACAGAGGCGATCGCCCGCCAATTAGAAATCCCCACTATCTTTTCCTGCCAACACGACCAATTTTCCCGAGAAGTCGCCGGACTAGAACGCGGCTTTTTCACCGCCACCCTGTTGGAAGGTTTGCGCCAAGGCTGCCATACCCTAGAACAATTAGACGCCCATCTGCGATCGCGTCTCCCCGAAATCAGCGAGCAATACTTTCGCCCCAGACAAGACCCCCTCTTAGTCATCTACCCCCCGGCGAAAATCCAAGGCGTCTTCTTGCCATTAGAAGCCACCGCCGAACCAGAAACCGCAAATACCGAGCCTTCCACTGATGAAGCCTTGTCCGTACTGCCCCGGACCGTCCCCAAAGAAGCACTGGTGGAAGGTATCCCCGGTAGAGCATCGGTCGCCAACCTTGAAGAACTCAACGGCGACAAAGCTGATAACCACAGTTTCACCACCGCTACCGCCTTACTGGGGGCAAAACAACGACCGACCCCCAGCACTAATGGCACTAATGGCACTAATGGCACTAATGGCACCAGCGTTCCTCCATCCACTCCGATCGCCACAGATAAGGATAAAGCACCCACAAAACGAGAGGAAAAATTTTCCCTCGCTGCAGTGGCTCTAATCCTACTTTGCGGCGTTGCCCTAGCGAAGTTAGCCGCTTTTATCGACCAGCAACCCGCCCAGCAGCTGGCTTCTAATCAAGAAACTGTGGCTGAGCGGATGCAACAATTATCCCCCCTCCCAGGAATGATCGTCCCTGGTGGGTCCACCAATGGGGGACAGGGAGCTCTTGAGCAGGGGAGCAGGGGAGCTCTTGAGCAGGGGAGTAATCCCGCTGCGACTCAATCGAGTAATCCCGCTGCGACTCAATCGAGCAATTCGACTACGACTCAACCGAGCAATCCCGCTGCGACTCAATCGAGTAATCCCGCTGCGACTCAATCGAGTAATCCCGCTGCGACTCAACCGAGTAATCCCGCTGCGACTCAACCGAGTAATACTGCCAATCCTCAACCGAGTAATACCGCTGCGACTCAACCGAGTAATACTGCCAATCCTCAACCGAGTAATCCCGCTGCGACTCAACCGAGTAATACCGCTGCGACTCAACCGAGTCCTAGTGGTACTGGGTCTGCATCTGGGATCGCACCGGCAAATGACCAAGGGCAAAAGGCCAATAATGCTACGGGAATCTTGCCGATGGCGCCGCTGAAATCTTCGCAGGCGTCGGCGTTTGTGAATGCGATCGCCCGGTTGCGACAAGTGAAACCCTCGGATCCACTTTACCCAGAAGCGCAGCAAAATATCGATCGCTGGAGTCAGGTGATTTTGGATATTGCCTACGCCCGAGCTGAGGAGGGGAATTTTGGTAGTGCGATCGCGGCGGCGAAGATGGTGCCCTCAGACCGCGCCCAACTCCGAGCCAAAGCCCAGCAGCAAATTGCCACTTGGCAACCGCAATATCAACTTGAGCAGGAAAATGCCAAACTGCTTAAAGATGCACAGGGGTTAATTCGTCCTGGAGTCCTCCAGAGTTACCAAATGGCGATCGCCAAAGTCAGCGACATCACATCCGGCGAACCCCTATACGCCAAAGCTCGCACCGCTACCGAAGACTGGAGCCAAAAAATCTGGGAAATTGCCCAATATCGGGCGCGCCGGGGTCGCCTCTCAGAGGCGATCGCCGCCGCCAAATCAATCCCCAAAGACAGCACCCTTTATCCCGAAGCCGAAAAAAGTATCGCCCAGTGGCAGAAAGGTAACTAA